The DNA sequence TTGTTAAAAAAATATTTATATCTATACTTTAAATATAGCTAATAATAACTAGTCTTTCAAGTTTATTCATACAATAAAATAGTATGGAAAGTATCAATAAATGACATAAAGATTTATATGGTTATTTATAGTGATTAGAACTATAATATTACTATATGCAAATTAAAATATAGGGGGATAAGAATAGTGAAATTTATAGATTTACATTGCGACACAATAGATAGATTATTAGTTGATAAAAATGATAATAAGTTAAACAAAAATTTACATTGTGTAGATATAGAAAAGCTTATAAAAGGTGAATGTCTAGCACAAACCTTTGCTTTGTATGTTGATATTGATGAACATACAGATCCTTATTTGCACTGTATGGATATGGCAAAAAAATTTCATGAAGAAATTAAATTAAATAGTGATTTAATAAATCTAGCAACTAATTATAAACAAATAATTGAAAATGAAAAAAATAATAAGATAAGTGCATTATTAGCAATAGAAGAAGGTGCAGTTTTAGAAGGAGATATAAATAAATTAATAGAGTTTTACAATTTAGGAGTTAGAATGATTACATTAACTTGGAATCATGAAAATGAAATAGGATACCCTCATGTTAGACCGGAATTTAAAGAAAAAGGGTTAAAAGCATTTGGATTAGAAGTAGTTGAAAAAATGAATGAATTAGGTATGATTGTAGATGTATCACATTTATCAGATTCAGGGTTTTATGATGTAGCTAAAATGTCTAAGAAACCATTTATAGCAACTCACTCTAATGCTAGATTTATAACTAATCATAGTAGAAATTTAACTGATGATATGATTAAAGTTTTAGCAAATAAAGGTGGAGTGACAGGAATAAACTTCTGTAGTGCATTTATTGGAAATACGTCAATGGCAATGATAGATGATATGGTAAAACATATAAAACATATAAAAAATGTAGGTGGAATTGAATCAATTGCGTTAGGTTCAGATTTTGATGGTATAGATTGCCCTGTTGAAATTAAAGATGTTAGTGAGATGGGAAAACTAGCAATTAAATTAGAACAAGAAGGTTTCACGATAGATGAAATTGAGAAGATATACTATAAAAATGCTTTAAGGGTAATAAAAGATGTTATGTAAAATAAAAAAAG is a window from the Paraclostridium sordellii genome containing:
- a CDS encoding dipeptidase; its protein translation is MKFIDLHCDTIDRLLVDKNDNKLNKNLHCVDIEKLIKGECLAQTFALYVDIDEHTDPYLHCMDMAKKFHEEIKLNSDLINLATNYKQIIENEKNNKISALLAIEEGAVLEGDINKLIEFYNLGVRMITLTWNHENEIGYPHVRPEFKEKGLKAFGLEVVEKMNELGMIVDVSHLSDSGFYDVAKMSKKPFIATHSNARFITNHSRNLTDDMIKVLANKGGVTGINFCSAFIGNTSMAMIDDMVKHIKHIKNVGGIESIALGSDFDGIDCPVEIKDVSEMGKLAIKLEQEGFTIDEIEKIYYKNALRVIKDVM